TTTTCGCAAAAGCCCGGTTTCTATACCAGAAACCGGGCTTTTGGCGTTAAGCGGGCCGCAGTGCGAGGCCGGGCGTAGCTTTGCGGCTCCTACCATATCAGCAGAAATCATGAAGAAAATCGTTTCTACCCTGGCCCTGGTGGCCGGCCTGGCGGGCGCGGCGCAGGCCCAAAGCAACGTGTCGCTGGGCCTGAAGGCCGGGCCTTCCTACGCCTCGTTTGTGGGCAAGGACGCGGGCAGCCAGGAAGGCTTGTTTGGCTTTCACGCCGGCGCGTTTGCCAATATCGGCCTCAGTAGCCTTTTCGCGTTTCAGCCCGAAATCATCTATTCGCAGAAGGGCAGCAAGCCCAAGGACGTGACCGACGTGCGGTCGCGCGTGTCGTACCTGGATGTGCCCCTGTCCTTCCACGTCAACGCCGATGGGCTGTTTTTCGAGGCGGGGCCGCAGGTGGGTGTTCTGCTCGCGGCCAAATACGAATTCGGCAACGTGAGCACCGAC
This DNA window, taken from Hymenobacter sp. 5317J-9, encodes the following:
- a CDS encoding porin family protein, which gives rise to MKKIVSTLALVAGLAGAAQAQSNVSLGLKAGPSYASFVGKDAGSQEGLFGFHAGAFANIGLSSLFAFQPEIIYSQKGSKPKDVTDVRSRVSYLDVPLSFHVNADGLFFEAGPQVGVLLAAKYEFGNVSTDVKDQLNSVDFGYLVGLGYQRKTGPGIGLRYNGGLTNLPKEVTVGNTTVQNRLRNSVFQLYLTYSFGG